Proteins encoded together in one Hevea brasiliensis isolate MT/VB/25A 57/8 chromosome 16, ASM3005281v1, whole genome shotgun sequence window:
- the LOC131174468 gene encoding cellulose synthase-like protein G3, which yields MPNLIYASREKSSTSHHHFKAGALNVLLRVSAVMTNAPIILTLDCDMYSNDPQTLLRVLCYYSDPEIRSKYSYVQFPQHFHGINKNDIYACQFKRLFVIQPMGFDGLGGSNNVGTNLFFSRRAFFGSPSNFISPEIPELSPDHLVDKPIQSPEVLALACHVAGCNYENQSAWGYKMGFRYGSLVEDFFTGYQLCCEGWRSMFCNPDRPAFLGNALISLVDLLSQLKRWAVGGFEVGFSKYSPMIYGIRRLGLLMTLLYSQYAFWPIWSIPITTYAFLPQLALINQVRVFPKVSEPWFLLYPFLFLGAYWQDYFDFVSANGTFQMWWNDQRIWTIRGLTSLWFGSLEFLLKSLGILTHDFSLTSKVIDDEQSKRYDQGIFDFGVPSPMFVPLTMAALINLVSFIMGLAEVVKSSNLEGLLIQMFIAGFGVVNCWPIYEAMVFRKDKGKLPTKITLTAAFLTWALYIAASFIFK from the exons ATGCCTAATCTTATTTATGCTTCTAGAGAGAAAAGTAGCACTTCACATCATCACTTCAAGGCTGGTGCCTTGAATGTTTTG CTACGAGTATCAGCTGTGATGACCAATGCACCCATAATCTTGACACTAGACTGTGACATGTATTCCAACGATCCGCAGACACTTCTTCGAGTTTTGTGTTATTATTCGGACCCTGAAATTCGTTCCAAATATTCGTATGTTCAATTTCCTCAGCATTTTCATGGGATCAACAAAAATGACATATATGCTTGTCAATTCAAACGATTGTTTGTAATTCAACCTATGGGGTTTGATGGGCTAGGGGGTTCCAATAATGTTGGAACCAACTTATTCTTCTCCAGGAGAGCATTCTTTGGTAGCCCATCCAATTTTATATCACCAGAAATTCCTGAGTTGAGCCCAGATCATTTGGTAGACAAGCCCATACAGTCCCCAGAAGTCTTGGCATTGGCTTGTCATGTGGCAGGTTGCAATTATGAGAACCAAAGTGCCTGGGGCTACAAG ATGGGCTTTCGATATGGTTCGTTGGTTGAGGACTTTTTTACGGGTTATCAACTATGTTGTGAGGGTTGGAGATCCATGTTTTGCAATCCAGATAGGCCAGCGTTTCTGGGGAATGCTCTCATAAGCTTGGTGGATTTGTTGAGTCAACTGAAGCGGTGGGCTGTTGGTGGCTTTGAGGTGggcttctcaaaatacagcccaaTGATATATGGCATCAGACGTTTGGGTCTTCTCATGACGCTACTTTATTCACAGTATGCATTCTGGCCTATTTGGTCAATTCCGATAACCACATACGCTTTTCTCCCCCAGCTAGCTCTCATCAATCAAGTTCGCGTCTTCCCAAAG GTCTCAGAACCATGGTTTCTGCTGTATCCATTTCTTTTCCTGGGGGCCTATTGGCAGGATTATTTCGACTTTGTCTCGGCTAATGGAACATTCCAAATGTGGTGGAATGATCAAAGGATTTGGACCATAAGAGGACTCACAAGTTTATGGTTTGGATCACTTGAATTCTTGCTCAAATCCTTGGGCATTTTGACACATGACTTCAGTTTGACCAGCAAAGTGATTGATGATGAGCAAAGTAAAAGATACGACCAAGGGATCTTTGATTTTGGGGTTCCATCGCCCATGTTTGTGCCCCTAACAATGGCAGCATTGATAAACTTAGTGTCATTTATTATGGGGCTGGCAGAAGTTGTCAAAAGCAGCAATTTGGAGGGACTTCTAATCCAAATGTTCATAGCGGGATTTGGGGTTGTGAATTGTTGGCCAATCTACGAAGCAATGGTCTTCAGAAAGGATAAAGGAAAATTGCCTACCAAGATCACTCTCACTGCAGCATTTCTGACTTGGGCCCTTTACATTGCAGCTTCTTTCATTTTTAAGTAA
- the LOC110664800 gene encoding cellulose synthase-like protein G3 gives MQIYAPIIFYLIFQSENMEGPRPKGCTTAQTIHIPPLHTVQLLPIVPFNRIFALVYLCAVLALFYHHLQTLLCSTTLVSFFINLILFISDLVLAFMWSTAQASRLYPIQRKEFPENLDNVVKRSDYPAVDVIICTADPTREPPMSVVNTALSVMAYDYPTEKLSVYVSDDGGSALTLFAFMEAAKFAAHWLPFCRENNIVQRNPESYFESNYSSSSEAVEIIKIMYENMKMRVEHVVEKGKIGDEYITSDEERQAFNQWTHNFTSQNHPTVIQVLLANNRSKDVTGNFMPNLIYVSREKSSTSHHHFKAGALNVLLRVSAVMTNAPIILTLDCDMYSNDPQTLLRVLCYYSDPEIRSKYSYVQFPQHFHGINKNDIYACQFKRLFAIQPMGFDGLGGSNNVGTNVFFSRRAFFGGPSNFISPEIPELSPDHLVDKPIQSPEVLALACHVAGCNYENQCAWGYKMGFRYGSLVEDFFTGYQLRCEGWRSMFCNPDRPAFLGNAPISLVDLLNQLKRWAVGVFEVGFSKYSPMIYGIRRLGLLMTLLYSQYAFWPIWSIPITTYAFLPQLALINQVRVFPKVSEPWFLLYPFLFLGAYWQDYFDFVSANGTFQMWWNDQRIWTIRGLTCLWFGSLEFLLKSLGILTHGFSLTSKVVDDEQSKRYDQGIFDFGVPSPMFVPLTMAALINLVSFIMGLAEVVKSSNLEGLLIQMFIAGFGVVNCWPIYEAMVFRKDKGKLPTKITLTAAFLTWALYIAASFIFK, from the exons ATGCAGATATACG CACCCATCATCTTCTACCTCATATTTCAATCAGAAAACATGGAGGGTCCAAGGCCAAAAGGCTGCACCACTGCCCAAACCATCCATATTCCTCCACTGCATACCGTTCAACTTCTCCCTATCGTGCCCTTCAACCGTATATTTGCCCTAGTTTACTTGTGTGCCGTTCTAGCTTTATTTTATCACCATTTACAAACACTCCTCTGCTCCACAACACTGGTCTCTTTCTTCATAAACCTCATCTTATTTATCTCCGATCTTGTTCTTGCCTTCATGTGGTCCACTGCTCAGGCTTCTCGCCTATATCCAATCCAACGCAAAGAATTCCCGGAAAACCTCGATAATGTTGTTAAAAGAAGTGATTACCCAGCCGTTGATGTGATTATATGCACTGCGGATCCGACAAGAGAACCACCCATGAGCGTAGTGAACACTGCTTTATCAGTGATGGCTTACGATTATCCAACGGAGAAGCTTTCGGTGTATGTATCGGATGATGGAGGATCTGCACTGACTCTTTTTGCTTTCATGGAGGCTGCTAAGTTTGCTGCGCACTGGTTACCATTTTGCAGAGAGAACAATATTGTGCAGAGGAACCCCGAATCCTATTTTGAATCAAATTATTCTTCTTCCTCCGAGGCTGTCGAGATTATTAAG ATAATGTATGAGAACATGAAAATGAGAGTGGAGCATGTTGTGGAGAAAGGAAAGATAGGCGATGAATATATCACTAGCGATGAAGAGCGCCAAGCTTTCAATCAATGGACACATAACTTCACGAGTCAAAATCATCCTACTGTTATTCAG GTTTTATTGGCAAATAACAGGAGCAAGGACGTTACCGGAAATTTTATGCCTAATCTTATTTATGTTTCTAGAGAGAAAAGCAGCACTTCACATCATCACTTCAAGGCTGGTGCCTTGAATGTTTTG CTACGAGTATCAGCTGTGATGACCAATGCACCCATAATCTTGACACTAGACTGTGACATGTATTCCAACGATCCGCAGACACTTCTTCGAGTTTTGTGTTATTATTCGGATCCTGAAATTCGTTCCAAATATTCATATGTTCAATTTCCTCAGCATTTTCATGGGATCAACAAAAATGACATATATGCTTGTCAATTTAAACGATTGTTTGCAATTCAACCTATGGGGTTTGATGGGCTAGGGGGTTCCAATAATGTTGGAACCAACGTATTCTTCTCCAGGAGAGCATTCTTTGGTGGCCCATCCAATTTTATATCACCAGAAATTCCTGAGTTGAGCCCAGATCATCTGGTAGACAAGCCCATACAGTCCCCAGAAGTCTTGGCATTGGCTTGTCATGTGGCAGGTTGCAATTATGAGAATCAATGTGCCTGGGGCTACAAG ATGGGCTTTCGATATGGTTCGTTGGTTGAGGACTTTTTTACGGGTTATCAACTACGTTGTGAGGGTTGGAGATCCATGTTTTGCAATCCAGATAGGCCAGCGTTTCTGGGGAATGCTCCCATAAGCTTGGTGGATTTGTTGAATCAACTGAAGCGGTGGGCTGTTGGTGTCTTTGAGGTGggcttctcaaaatacagcccaaTGATATATGGCATCAGACGTTTGGGTCTTCTCATGACCCTACTTTATTCACAGTATGCATTCTGGCCTATTTGGTCAATTCCGATAACCACATACGCTTTTCTCCCCCAGCTAGCTCTCATCAATCAAGTTCGCGTCTTCCCCAAG GTCTCAGAACCATGGTTTCTGCTGTATCCATTTCTGTTCCTGGGAGCCTATTGGCAGGATTATTTCGACTTTGTCTCGGCTAATGGAACATTCCAAATGTGGTGGAATGATCAAAGGATTTGGACCATAAGAGGACTCACATGTTTATGGTTTGGATCACTTGAATTCTTGCTCAAATCCTTGGGCATTTTGACACATGGCTTCAGTTTGACCAGCAAAGTGGTTGATGATGAGCAAAGTAAAAGATACGACCAAGGGATCTTTGACTTTGGAGTTCCATCGCCCATGTTTGTGCCCCTAACAATGGCAGCATTGATAAACTTGGTGTCATTTATTATGGGGCTGGCAGAAGTTGTCAAAAGCAGCAATTTGGAGGGACTTCTAATCCAAATGTTCATAGCGGGATTTGGGGTTGTGAATTGTTGGCCAATATATGAAGCAATGGTCTTCAGAAAGGATAAAGGAAAATTGCCTACCAAGATCACTCTCACTGCAGCATTTCTGACTTGGGCTCTTTACATTGCAGCTTCTTTCATTTTTAAGTAA